From Solanum lycopersicum chromosome 8, SLM_r2.1, the proteins below share one genomic window:
- the LOC101249389 gene encoding acyltransferase Pun1-like, translating into MASPALKILSRASKKLIKPSSPTPLTQKWHKFSLIEQAQTHTYVPFGFFYSNNQLGALSNQPSQTSKLLENSLSKNLVSYYPYAGHMKDNAVIDCNDKGVEFLNVHIDAPMSQVLNDKDCHVKDLIFPHGVAWENDSEYGLAVIQLTHFDCGGIAVSTCLSHKIGDACNGLQFLIDWAKLTRDPNAKITPPYYISDTIFPSPPTGPLDSPVVPSILDGCTQKRYVFSSSKVSELRSSIASVSQVKDPTPTEVLSALLFKCVAKAVTANSGSFVPSKLIQYADLRGMISPKLPPNSIGNVLSHFSTHISNEADMNLPQIVSLMREEKLLFRTRDNIKENAWALEILELAKGLPPKKKEFDEYTCSSVCKFPFYDVDFGWGKPMAATIATGPYNKLFNLMNYKDDGVEAFVVLDEQDMSVFERDEEFLEFASPYANYF; encoded by the coding sequence ATGGCATCACCTGCATTAAAAATTCTATCAAGAGCTTCCAAGAAACTCATTAAACCTTCTTCTCCAACCCCTTTAACTCAAAAATGGCACAAATTTTCTCTCATTGAACAAGCTCAAACACACACTTATGTACCCTTTGGTTTTTTCTATTCCAACAATCAACTAGGTGCACTTTCTAATCAACCTTCTCAAACATCAAAACTTCTTGAAAACTCCCTCTCCAAAAATTTAGTCTCCTATTATCCATATGCAGGACACATGAAAGATAACGCGGTGATCGATTGTAATGACAAAGGCGTTGAGTTCTTGAATGTCCATATTGATGCACCAATGTCTCAAGTTCTCAATGACAAAGATTGTCATGTCAAAGATTTGATCTTCCCTCATGGTGTAGCTTGGGAGAACGATTCGGAGTATGGTTTGGCTGTGATTCAATTAACACATTTCGATTGTGGAGGAATTGCAGTGAGTACATGTTTGTCACACAAGATTGGAGACGCGTGTAATGGTTTACAATTCTTGATCGATTGGGCTAAATTAACACGCGATCCAAATGCAAAAATAACTCCACCTTACTATATAAGTGACACTATTTTTCCATCACCACCAACTGGTCCTCTGGATTCCCCTGTTGTTCCATCAATATTAGATGGATGTACACAAAAGAGGTATGTTTTTTCCTCATCAAAAGTGAGTGAACTTAGGTCCTCTATTGCTAGTGTCTCACAAGTGAAAGATCCTACACCTACTGAAGTCCTTAGTGCACTTCTTTTCAAATGTGTTGCTAAAGCAGTGACCGCGAACTCTGGCTCCTTTGTCCCTTCTAAATTGATCCAATATGCAGATTTACGCGGAATGATTTCACCAAAGTTACCTCCTAACTCTATTGGCAATGTTCTGTCTCACTTTTCGACACATATTTCCAACGAAGCAGACATGAACTTACCACAAATAGTTAGTCTCATGAGGGAGGAAAAACTACTATTTAGGACTAGAGATAATATCAAAGAAAATGCATGGGCATTGGAGATTCTTGAATTAGCTAAAGGGTTGCCACCCAAGAAGAAGGAATTTGATGAGTATACTTGTAGTAGTGTGTGTAAATTTCCATTCTATGACGTCGATTTTGGTTGGGGCAAGCCAATGGCTGCAACCATAGCTACTGGTCCATACAATAAGTTGTTCAATTTGATGAACTACAAAGACGATGGCGTTGAAGCATTCGTCGTGTTGGATGAACAAGACATGTCTGTATTTGAGCGCGATGAAGAGTTTCTTGAATTTGCTTCTCCATATgcaaattatttttag